Proteins encoded by one window of Hyphomicrobium nitrativorans NL23:
- a CDS encoding LON peptidase substrate-binding domain-containing protein translates to MTLSDLYRHPADLPPRLPLFPLRGAILLPGATLPLNIFEPRYLEMIDDVMSGSRMIGMVQPASDGDEESPLGKAVALRRIGGAGRVTSYQELDDGRVAISITGVSRFEIVGEAETGKAYRAATVSYDCFAGDLTRGLGEELIDRERLTRALKSYLHRNNLKTDWSVIDRAPSEFLINALSVMCPYGPEEKQALLEARDLKTRADVLVALAEMELATGSGPDGTLQ, encoded by the coding sequence GTGACCCTTTCCGATCTCTACCGGCATCCCGCGGACCTGCCGCCGCGGCTGCCGCTGTTTCCGTTGCGGGGCGCCATTTTGCTGCCCGGCGCGACGCTTCCGCTCAACATCTTCGAGCCGCGCTATCTCGAAATGATCGACGACGTGATGAGCGGCTCCAGAATGATCGGGATGGTTCAGCCGGCGTCGGACGGCGACGAAGAGAGCCCGCTCGGCAAGGCGGTGGCGCTGCGCCGGATCGGCGGGGCAGGCCGCGTCACGAGCTATCAGGAACTCGACGACGGGCGCGTCGCAATCTCCATCACCGGCGTTTCACGGTTCGAGATCGTGGGCGAAGCGGAAACGGGCAAGGCGTACCGCGCGGCAACCGTCAGCTACGACTGTTTCGCAGGCGACCTGACGCGCGGGCTCGGCGAGGAGCTGATCGACCGCGAGAGGCTCACGCGCGCGCTCAAATCGTATCTCCATCGCAACAACCTCAAAACCGATTGGTCGGTGATCGACCGCGCGCCGTCGGAATTCCTGATCAATGCGCTGTCCGTCATGTGCCCCTATGGGCCTGAGGAAAAGCAGGCGCTGCTCGAAGCGCGCGACCTCAAGACGCGGGCCGACGTTCTCGTCGCGCTCGCCGAAATGGAGCTTGCGACGGGCAGCGGCCCGGACGGCACACTGCAGTAA
- a CDS encoding Trm112 family protein, with protein MTDTTPQPNAAPDEPDPKLLSLLVCPVTKGPLTYDRAARELISEKANLAYPIRNGVPLMTVEAARSLDTPKDKSPSAT; from the coding sequence ATGACCGACACCACACCCCAGCCGAATGCCGCGCCAGACGAGCCGGACCCGAAGCTGCTTTCGCTTCTCGTGTGCCCGGTCACGAAGGGGCCGCTCACCTACGATCGCGCCGCCCGCGAACTGATCAGCGAAAAGGCCAATCTCGCGTACCCGATCCGTAACGGGGTGCCATTGATGACGGTGGAAGCGGCGCGGTCCCTCGATACCCCGAAGGACAAATCCCCAAGCGCGACCTAG
- a CDS encoding GNAT family N-acyltransferase, translating into MTRRLAGRLQDGSWPAPRGLIALKALDGSVRNGLRSGLQTGRLPLLVRKPVPKVYGRIGNLEVRLAEGRRDVLSAQRLRYEVFYEEMSAKPSVIAGMRRLDQDPYDAICDHLLVVDRSGETGPHPKPWTSTRRPSVVGTYRVLRQEVAQRSLGFYTQSEYNIEPLVAAKSPRYRFMELGRSCVLAPYRTKRSVELLWHGLWTYVREHKVDVMIGCASFEGTDPEAHAMALSFLHHHALAPAEWRCRAHDNLYVPMDRLPAEQVNVKAALKELPPLIKAYLRLGAFVGDGAVIDRQFGTTDVLIVLPVEKIDPRYFGHFGAPDEVKSRVAAEA; encoded by the coding sequence ATGACGCGGCGTCTCGCCGGACGCCTGCAGGACGGCTCCTGGCCCGCGCCGCGCGGCCTCATCGCATTGAAGGCGCTGGACGGATCGGTGCGCAACGGATTGCGCTCTGGCCTTCAAACCGGGCGCCTGCCGCTGCTCGTCAGAAAGCCGGTGCCGAAGGTTTATGGCCGCATCGGCAATCTCGAAGTCCGCCTCGCCGAAGGACGGCGCGACGTTCTCTCCGCCCAGCGGCTGCGCTACGAAGTCTTTTACGAAGAAATGAGCGCCAAACCGAGCGTGATCGCCGGGATGCGGCGGCTCGATCAGGATCCCTACGACGCGATCTGCGACCACCTGCTGGTCGTCGACCGCAGTGGGGAGACCGGCCCCCATCCGAAACCCTGGACATCGACCCGGCGGCCCAGCGTGGTCGGCACCTACCGGGTATTGCGCCAGGAGGTGGCCCAGCGCAGCCTCGGGTTCTATACCCAGAGCGAATACAATATCGAACCGCTCGTGGCGGCAAAATCGCCGCGTTACCGCTTCATGGAGCTCGGGCGCTCGTGCGTGCTCGCGCCCTACCGGACGAAGCGCAGCGTCGAACTCCTGTGGCACGGGCTCTGGACCTACGTGCGCGAGCACAAGGTGGACGTGATGATCGGCTGCGCGAGCTTCGAGGGGACGGACCCCGAGGCGCACGCGATGGCGCTCTCCTTCCTTCATCATCACGCGCTGGCACCCGCCGAATGGCGCTGCCGGGCGCACGATAACCTCTACGTGCCGATGGATCGGCTGCCCGCCGAGCAGGTCAACGTGAAGGCCGCCCTCAAGGAGCTGCCGCCGCTCATCAAGGCTTATCTTCGGCTTGGCGCGTTCGTGGGCGACGGCGCGGTGATTGACCGGCAGTTCGGCACCACAGACGTGCTGATCGTCCTGCCGGTGGAGAAGATCGATCCGCGCTACTTCGGCCATTTCGGCGCGCCGGACGAGGTAAAAAGCCGCGTTGCGGCAGAGGCTTAG